One window of Podarcis raffonei isolate rPodRaf1 chromosome 15, rPodRaf1.pri, whole genome shotgun sequence genomic DNA carries:
- the FXYD6 gene encoding FXYD domain-containing ion transport regulator 6 isoform X2 — METGLIFLCSLLVPVMLVDVTDQEKEKDPFNYDYQTLRIGGLVFAVVFFTVGILLILSRRCRCSFNQKPSNRSTKSRELNRNYEI, encoded by the exons ATGGAAACGGGGCTGATCTTTCTCTGCTCTCTGCTGGTTCCAGTGATGCTGGTGGATG TGACTGATCAAGAGAAGGAAAAAGACCCCTTTAACTATG aCTACCAGACCCTTCGGATCGGTGGCTTGGTTTTCGCTGTGGTCTTCTTCACTGTGGGGATCCTCCTTATACTGA GCAGAAGATGTAGGTGCAGTTTCAACCAAAAGCCAAG caACAGGAGCACAAAAAGCAGAGAACTGAACAGAAATTACGAG ATCTAG
- the FXYD6 gene encoding FXYD domain-containing ion transport regulator 6 isoform X1, whose translation METGLIFLCSLLVPVMLVDVTDQEKEKDPFNYDYQTLRIGGLVFAVVFFTVGILLILSRRCRCSFNQKPRAPGDEEAQGENLIASNATGAQKAEN comes from the exons ATGGAAACGGGGCTGATCTTTCTCTGCTCTCTGCTGGTTCCAGTGATGCTGGTGGATG TGACTGATCAAGAGAAGGAAAAAGACCCCTTTAACTATG aCTACCAGACCCTTCGGATCGGTGGCTTGGTTTTCGCTGTGGTCTTCTTCACTGTGGGGATCCTCCTTATACTGA GCAGAAGATGTAGGTGCAGTTTCAACCAAAAGCCAAG GGCTCCTGGAGATGAGGAGGCACAGGGGGAGAATTTGATTGCCTCAAATG caACAGGAGCACAAAAAGCAGAGAACTGA